One window of Trifolium pratense cultivar HEN17-A07 linkage group LG5, ARS_RC_1.1, whole genome shotgun sequence genomic DNA carries:
- the LOC123887014 gene encoding TPD1 protein homolog 1-like, with translation MTIIMSFHLFFLCIIMPFLVFCDVGMHSGSSTQIFHSYHEDKNGSIIASEKSEHSNSTSTKFWFHGSCRKRDISISQSKASTTGIPQYIVNIVNTCVSGCAPHDIHLHCGWFASARIINPKLFKRLSYDDCLVNGGKPLSSSQIIRFTYSNSFMYPLAFKSARFC, from the exons ATGACTATCATAATGTCTTTTCATCTGTTCTTCCTCTGCATCATAATGCCCTTCCTTGTATTTTGTGATGTTGGAATGCATTCAG GTTCTTCAACACAAATTTTTCATTCTTACCATGAAGACAAAAATGGTTCCATAATAGCATCAGAAAAATCAGAACATTCAAATTCCACCTCAACAAAATTTTGGTTTCATG GTTCTTGCAGAAAAAGAGACATTAGTATCTCACAAAGCAAAGCTTCAACTACTGGAATTCCACAGTACATTGTGAATATTGTCAACACTTGTGTTTCTGGTTGTGCTCCTCATGATATCCATCTTCATTGTGGCTGGTTTGCTTCAGCAAGAATAATCAACCCTAAATTGTTCAAGAGACTCTCTTATGATGATTGTTTGGTGAATGGAGGGAAACCTTTGAGTTCTAGCCAGATTATTAGATTCACTTATTCTAATTCCTTTATGTACCCTCTTGCATTTAAGTCTGCTAGGTTTTGCTGA
- the LOC123884593 gene encoding aldehyde dehydrogenase 22A1, giving the protein MAFWWSLLVLAFAFAICKFLLILIPPKVPSIDVDASDVLEYGSQSQENRFIYVPPRGAAQQSGKKVQCYEPATMKYLGYVPALTPDEVKEQIEKVRKAQKMWSKTSFKQRRQFLRIVLKYIIKHQALICEISSRDTGKTMVDASLGEIMTTCEKINWLLSEGEQCLKPEYRSCGRSMLHKRARVEFHPLGVIGAIVSWNYPFHNIFNPMLAAVFSGNGIVIKISEHASWSGCFYFRIIQSALAAIGAPEDLVEVITGFAETGEALVSSVDKVIFVGSPGVGKTIMKNAAETLIPVTLELGGKDAFIVCEDVDVDHVAQIAVRAVLQSSGQNCAGAERLYVHRNIYPAFVSKVTKIIKSVTAGPPLAGKYDMGALCMHEHSEKLEALLNDALDKGAEIVARGSFGHIGEDAVDQYFPPTVIVNVNHSMRLMQEEAFGPIMPIMKFSSDEEVIKLANDSKYGLGCAVFSGSQSHAREIASHIHCGVAAINDFASTYMCQSLPFGGVKHSGFGRFGGVEGLRACCLVKSVVEDRWWPLIKTKIPKPIQYPVAENGFEFQESLVEALYGLSIWDRLQALVNVVKMLTEQNSTGGNKKEK; this is encoded by the exons GTGCCTCCAAGGGGTGCGGCACAACAATCAGGCAAGAAAGTTCAGTGCTATGAGCCTGCCACCATGAAATATTTGGGATATGTTCCTGCTTTGACACCGGATGAG GTCAAGGAGCAAATTGAAAAGGTACGGAAGGCACAAAAAATGTGGTCAAAGACCAGCTTCAAGCAAAGGCGCCAGTTTTTGCGTATAGTATTGAAGTATATAATTAAACATCAAGCACTTATCTGCGA GATATCTTCACGTGATACTGGAAAGACAATGGTAGATGCCTCTCTAGGAGAAATAATGACAACATGTGAGAAGATCAATTGGCTTCTGTCAGAGGGTGAACAATGTCTGAAACCTGAGTACAG ATCCTGTGGAAGATCAATGCTTCATAAGAGAGCCAGAGTAGAATTTCACCCCCTTGGTGTTATTGGAGCCATTGTGTCGTGGAACTATCCCTTCCATAATATTTTTAACCCTATGCTAGCAGCAGTTTTTTCTGGAAATGGTATTGTGATTAAG ATATCAGAACATGCAAGTTGGTCTGGATGCTTTTACTTTCGGATTATCCAATCAGCCCTTGCTGCTATAGGAGCTCCAGAGGACCTTGTTGAGGTGATAACAGG GTTTGCTGAAACAGGAGAAGCACTGGTGTCTTCTGTTGATAAAGTCATTTTTGTTGGATCACCTGGGGTTGGGAAGACG ATAATGAAAAATGCTGCTGAGACACTTATACCAGTTACACTAGAGCTTGGTGGAAAAGATGCATTTATTGTTTGTGAAGATGTAGATGTGGACCAT GTTGCTCAAATTGCTGTCAGGGCTGTTCTTCAGTCAAGTGGGCAGAACTGTGCTGGAGCTGAACGATTGTATGTCCATCGGAACATTTATCCAGCTTTTGTCAGCAAAGTTACCAAAATCATCAAATCCGTTACAGCT GGCCCACCACTTGCTGGGAAGTATGATATGGGAGCTTTATGCATGCATGAGCACTCTGAAAAGCTTGAAGCTCTTCTAAATGATGCTTTAGACAAAGGAGCTGAAATTGTTGCTCGTGGAAGTTTTGGACATATAGGTGAAGATGCTGTTGATCAGTATTTTCCCCCTACTGTGATTGTCAATGTGAATCACTCAATGAGATTGATGCAAGAAGAG GCATTTGGACCTATCATGCCAATAATGAAGTTTAGCTCTGATGAGGAGGTTATCAAGCTTGCTAATGACTCAAAATATGGGCTCGGCTGTGCTGTTTTCTCAGGCAGTCAAAGTCATGCCAGAGAGATAGCTTCACATATACATTGTGGGGTAGCTGCAATTAATGATTTTGCATCAACATACATGTGTCAG TCCCTGCCATTTGGGGGAGTGAAACACAGTGGATTTGGAAGATTCGGTGGTGTTGAAGGCTTGCGAGCATGCTGCCTTGTAAAATCAGTTGTTGAAGATAGATGGTGGCCATTGATTAAGACCAAGATACCAAAGCCTATTCAG TATCCTGTGGCAGAAAATGGATTTGAATTTCAGGAGTCACTCGTTGAAGCACTTTATGGGCTTAGCATATGGGATCGTTTGCAAGCATTGGTAAATGTTGTGAAAATGCTTACTGAGCAAAACTCAACTGGTGGCAATAAGAAGGAAAAATGA